The Pyxidicoccus sp. MSG2 DNA segment GGGATGGGGCCGTGACGCCCGCAGCGAGAGCATGGCGTCACGGAGCGCGGCGGAACGCCCGTGGCCCGCGAGGAGCTGGCGGTAGTAGTCCTCCATGAGCGGGTGCGTGGTGTCGTCGTTGATCTTCCACAGGCTCATCACCACCGTCTCCGCGCCCGCGATGACGAAGGCGCGGCGCAGGCCCTGAACCCCCTGGCCGGGACGGGCGGTGCCCTGGCCCGTGTCGCAGGCGGACAGCACGACAAGCTCGGTGCCCCACAGGTCCAGTCCGGCCAGCTCCTTGGCCGTCACCAGCGAGGTGGACCGGGGGCGGGCCCTGCCAGCCGGCGGAGGCGCCGCCCGCGCCTCGGGGAGGACCAGGCCCGAGCGCATCAGCGGGTCTGGCGGGAGCTGGCCGGGGCCCGCGCCGCTCAGCCCGCCGAGCGTCCCCACCGCACGAGCGTCCGGAACACGGGCGTCGTCGTCCAGGAAGAAGCCGTGGGTGGCGATGTGGAGGATGCCGGGAGCGGACAGCTGGAACAGCCGCTCGCGGCTGGCGTCCGCGCCAAGGAAGAGCTGCGCGCCGGGGAAGGAGCGCTGGACGAACTCCGCTTCCCGCCGCGTCCCGGGGAGGGACGCCCAGGGCTGGTCCGCGAGCTCGGCGCGCAGCACGGTGGAGGGCCGCTCCCACTCCTGTGAGGCGGCACGTCGCGCCGGGCCCCGCTTCGAGCCCCTGGAAGCGGCCCGGGCCGGCACGGCGCCGAAGTCCGGGTCCGCGAGGACGACCACCGAGCGCGCCGCCAGAAGGCCCGGGGGACGCGGCAGCAGCTCCTTGCCCGAGGTGAGCCAGGTGAAGTCGAACGTGTCGACGAGGAAGCCCGTGCCGTCGTGCAGCGCGGCGAAGGGAACGAGGCTGAGCTGGCCATCGGGTGCGAGGTAGAGCCTGCGAGTGTCGCCCAGGAGCGGCAGCAGGGGCCGGAAGACGCGGGCGTGGAGCGCCTGCGAAGGGCCCGTGAAATTCACATCACGGTTGCCAATGGCCCGGTTGAAGTGCGAGGCCGCGACGTCGATGGGCGTCGCGGGCCCCAGGTCCACCGCGCGGCTGCGCCCGTCGGGGAAGAGCACCAGCGCCAGGTAGCGGAGCGGGACCGTGGGCTTCGCCGCATCCTTCACGCCGGGCGGCGGCACGAGCGGCCGGTCTCCATAGGCGATGAACTCCACCAGCGCGCCGTCCTTCGGGAGTGAGGCGGCAACGCGCTCGACGATGGTGTCGGGGGACGGCAGCGCGGTGAGCGCGCGCAGCGGCGCGGAGCGCGTGGCGAGGCTGGCCTCGAGCGCATCGGCCTGCTCGCCGAGCAACTGCAGCCGCTGCTGGTGCTCCGCCGGGGGCACCGGGCCGGGGCCGTCGAGCGACAGCCGCGCGAGCTGCGAGCGCAGGCCGCGCAGTTGGAGGAAGCGCTCCCGGTCCGCGTCCCCCAGGCTGCGGTAGACAGCGTGGGAGGTGCCGGCAATCTCCTCGACGGAGCGGCCCTTGCGGAGCAACACGGCGGACAGGGCGAGGCGCCGCACCCGGGCGTCGTCCGGATGCGCGCGCAGGAGCGCGTAGAGGCGCTCCTCGTCACTGCGGATGAACTGGAGGAAGCTCGCCAGGTACGCCTCGGAGAAGCCGAGCGACTCGTGGCGCAGATGCTGCTCCGAGATGTCGAACGCCCGGGCCAGCAGGGGCAGCGCGGCGGAGAGCCGGTGCTGCGCGAGGTACAGCACGGCCAGGCTGTTGAGCGTGAGGGCGACGTCGGGATGCCCCTTTCCCAGCGCCGCCTCCTGGATGCCCAGCGCGCGCTGGAACAGGGGCTCCGCCCGCGCATACGCACCCTGGTCCTGGTACAGGTTCGCGAGCTTGCCGAGCGTGAGCGCCACGTCGGGATGTGTCCCCCCGAGCGCCGCCTCCTGGATGGCGAGCGCCCGCTGGAGGAGCGGCTCCGCCCTGGCGTACTCGCCCTGCTGTCGATGGGTGCTGGCGAGCTCGCTGAGGGTGAGGGCGACATCCGGGTGATTCCCGCCGAGCGTCGCCTCCCAGATGGCGAGCGCGCGCAGGAGCAGCGGCTCCGCCAGGGCATGCTGCCCCCGCGCCTGCCGCATGAGGGCAAGCCGGTGGAGGCAGATGGCGACCCGGGGATGGTTCGCACCGACGGTGGCCTCGTAGATGGCGAGCGCGCGCCGCAGACGCGGCTCCGCCTCCGCGTCGAGCCCCAGCTCCTGGTATGCCACGGCGAGCCGCATGAGCACGTCACCGACATCGGGGTGCGATGCGCCGAGAATCGCCCCGTAGACGACCACCACGCGCTCCCCGCACCGCAGCCACTGCCGGCTCTCCTCCGGGCTGTAGGAGAAGGCCAGGTTGTCGAGTGACGTCGAGATGCGGGGATGAAGTTTTCCAAGCGCGAATGCCTCGCCGATGACGAGTGCGCGCTCATGCATCGGCTCCAACCGGCCGTCGATGTTGATGTTCTGCCTGGCGATGTCGGCGGCGTCACGGGTGAAGGCCGCTTCCAGGATGTCGAGCGCGCGCTCGTAGAACGGCAGGCTCTGCCCATAGAGCCCCTGGGTGTCTAGGAGCTGCGCGAGCATCCAGTGCGCGTCGGAAACCCTGGGATGCCGCGGGCCCAGCGCCGCCTCGAAGGCCGCGAGCCCGCGCGTGTAGAAGTCCTCGGCCCGCGCATACGCGCCCTGCTGCTGGTGGAGGAAGCCGAGGCTGGTCAGCGAGTACGCGACGAGGAGCCGGTCCCCGCCGGCCGCCACCTCGTGGAGCGCGAGGGCGCGCGTGTAGAGCGGCTCGGCCCGGGAGTACTGCCCCTGGAGCTGATACACGGCCGCGAGGTCCTCCAGCGACGCGGCGACGTCGGGATGTCCTGGGCCGAGCGCCGCCTCGCGAAGAGCCAGCGCGCGCTCCAGCAGCGGCGCCGCCCGGGCGTAGCGCCCCTGGAGCTGGTACACGCGCCCGAGGTGGCGCAGCGAGGTCGCCACGTCGAGAGAGCCCCTGCCGGGCACTGCCTCGCGGATGGCCAGCGCCCGCTCCAGCAGGGGCGCCGCCTGACCATAGGAGCCCAGGTCCGCGCGGAGGTTGCCGAGCAGGTCCAGCGAGGCCGCGACGTCGGGATGGTGGGGGCCCAGCGCCGCCTCGCGGATGGCCAGCGCGCGCCGCATCAGGCTCTCCGCGCGGACATACCGCCCCTGCAGCCAGAGCACCTCACCGAGGACGTGCAGGCAGCTCGCGACGTCCGGGTGCGCCCCGCCCAGCACGGCCTCCCGCAACGCGAGCGCGTGCTCGACCTTCGGCACGGCCTCGGCGTACCTGCGGGCGCCCTCGAGGGACAACCCCTCCGCCAGGGCCGCCTGGGCTTCCACGAGGCGCGCCGCGGGGCCCTCCGCGGCGAATCCCACCGCACACCACAGGGTGGCCAGGGCCACGCATCCCAGCATTCGCCCCACGTTCGCCTCCTGCTTCCCCGGCGGCGGACGCCCCCACCCCCTCACACGCAATCGCCGAGGCGGATGTCAGTATCACATCGCTGCTCGACATCAGGATGTGCCCGTGACATCGACGGGCCCGCCCACCCCTCGTCCTTCCAGGCACTTGCCTCATGCCCGTGGTTGGAACGGCATGTGCTCTCCCGTCCGGACATGAACCGCTTCGTCCTCTTCCTCTGCTGCCTCTCCCTCGCCGCCGGTGCGCAGCCCGCCCCGGCCCCGTCCCTGCCCGGCCCCGAAGATGCCGGGACGGCACCCTCCTCCGTTTCCGAACCCGTCACCGATGCCGGCGTGGGGACCATGCCCATCGAGGTGCGGCCCGCCGCTCCCGCGCGCGTCCGGAGCCAGGACCGCGACGACGAGAAGACCGCCGAGGAGCGCAACGAGTCCCGTGACGAGGGCGACGACGAGGACGCCCGGCCCGGCGCCGAGGAGCTCAACGAAGCGCTCGCGGAGGCCACCCGGGACGAGCGGCACGAGTGCCCCGACGACTACTACGGCGACGAGGAAGAGGAAGCGGACACGGAAGACTCCACCATCCTCGCCCCGCTCCAGTTCAGCGTGGACGGGCGCCCGCTCACACCCGGGAGCATGGAGCTCCACGGCCTCCAGCGCCTCACCGACGCGCAGGTGCGCGCGCTCATCGGCGCCCCCATTTCCTCCACTCCGGAGCCCCTCACCCCGAAGCAGGCACAGACCTTCCTCCGCCGCCTCGCGCGCACGGGCCTCTTCGCCCGCGTCGAGCCGCGCCTGCGCGCCTCCGAGCAGGGCCCCGCGGTGCTCGAGGTCCACCTGGAGGAGAACCCCACGGTGACCTCCGTGGAGCTGGAGGGGCTCCAGGACCTCCAGGCCCGCGAGCTGCTGGAGGAGTTGTTCCGCCTCCCCCACCGCTTCCCCTCCGAGGACAACGACGAGGACGAGGACATCATCGCCACGCTGCGCGTGGACTCCCGGCGCGGAACGCTGTCCGTCGTCCGCCCGTGCCCGCCGCCGCGCCCGCCTCGCGAGTGGCTGGCCCGCGAGGAGCGCGGCGAGTACCGCCGGGGCATCATCCTGGGAGGCGTGGCCGTAGCACTGGAGCGCACGCTCAAGGACTTGCGCGACGACGGCTACCTCCTCGCGAGCCTCTCCGCCACGCTGTACCCGGACGGACGGCTGGTGGTGACGGTGGACGAGGGCCGGCTGGAGTCCGTGGACGTGGAGGGCGTGGGCCCGGAGATGGCCACGCGGGTGCGCGACGCGCTGGACCTGAAGCCCGGCGACGTCTTCCTGCGCAGTGACGCGCGGCGCGCCATGCAGCGCGTGGAGTCGCGGCTGCCCTTCCTGGAGCCCGCCGACGTGGACGACGACGACGACGGGCTGACCCGCCGGGCGAGCATCATCGAGGAGCGCGCCGCCGACGGCACGCGCCACTACCGCACGCAGGAGGATGAGCGGCGCCAGCGTCGCCGGCACGAGAAGGTGGAGTTCGAGCTGAGCTGGCGCCAGCTCGTCGACTGGTGGGAGACCGGCCGCGACGGCGAGGGCATCTCCCTCGACGGCAAGCGCCTCGTCGTCCACGTGCGCCCGCGCCGGCCGGACATGGACGTGGACCTGCTCCCGGTCCACACCCAGGTGACGGGCTTCGCGCCGGGCCTGGCGGGCCACCTGCGCATCTGGGACCCGAAGGACCGGGCGCACCTCACCGCGGACGCGGCCCTCTTCATCCCGCTGAGGCTGGGCGGCCAGCGCCTGCCGGACGACCCGGAGGGCACGAAGCACCAGCGCCGGCTGAACCTGCTGGGCGGCGTGAAGGCGCAGGTGCCCTCCGTGGGCCTCGCGGAGCTGGGCATCCAGGGGCATGACTTCACGGACACGATGGACCGCTGGCGGCTGGGCGACATCGACTCGTACATCTACTCGTTCCTCATCAACCGGCCGGACCGCGAGTACTTCCGCCGCAGGGGCTTCGCGGCCTTCGCCACCTGGCGCTGGGCCGACGCGTGGCTCGCGGGCGTCGAGTACCGGGCCGACCGCTACGAGTCGATGCAGAGCTTCACCCCGCCGCTCACCCTCTTCCGGCGCGACTCGGCACCCTTCACCAACGAACCCGTCACTGAGGGCCATTTCAAGTCCGTGGTGATGCGGCTGGAGTACACCAGCAACGCGGAGGCCGGCACGCGCGTGGGCTCGCTCTTCCGCACGCCGGAGACGTCCCTCTTCGAGCGGGATGGCGACTGGGAGCACAGCGCATCCCTGCGCGGGCTCCTCACGCTGGAGGTGGGCGACGGCCCCGGCGTGGATGAGCGCTTCTGGAAGCTGGTGAGTGACTTGTCGCTGGACGTGCCCACCGGCTGGAAGACGGGGATGCACCTGCGCGTGCGCACCGCCGGCGGCGACAACCTGCCCGAGCAGAAGCGCGAGGCGCTGGGCGGATGGACGGCGCTGCGCGGCTACGGCTTCAAGGAGTTCCGGGGGGACGTGTCGCTGCTCACCACCGCGGAGTACCGGTGGCACGTGTTCGGCGTCTTCGCGGACGTGGGCTCGGTGCGCGTGGACGAAGAGTGGACGGAGGCGAGGCTGAGCCTGGGCGGCAGCTTCCACTTCGGTGACGACGTGCGGGTCGACGTCGCGTGGCGCACCGACGACAAGGCCACGGCCACTCCCGAGGCGCGACTGCTCTTCGTGCGGACCTTCTGAGGCGTATGGCACGGACGTGGATACGGGCGGGCAGGAGGCTCGGCGCGGCGTGGGTGGCCGCGGCGGGACTGCTCGCGCCCATGGCCCGCGCGGAGGAGCCGCATGTGTCCTGCACGGCCACCCTCTCCGGGCGGCGCGTCGTGGTGCGGCCGGAGGCGCTCGCCTTCATCTCGCCGGAACTGGACCGGCTGGTGCGGCTGGGTATGGCGGGCCGGGTGGAGGTGGAGGTGACGCTCTGGAAGCGCCGCTCGCTGTGGTTCAACGCGCGGGTGGACAGCACGCGGCTGACGCAGGTGCTCGCCTTCTCACGTGGCGGCTACGTGCTGGATGGACGCTCGCTGCCGGAGGGGCCGGGGGCGCTGGAGTTGGAGCGCGTGGCCTGGACGCTGGAGGACCGGCCTGGAGCGGAGGACGGCTTCCTGGTGCAGGTGGAGGTGCGGCTGCACGTGGTGACGGCCGCCAGCCTCGGCCGGGTGGCGTCGTGGCTCACGCTGGAGAAGAAGGACAGCGAAGGAGAGGGCTCCAGCCTCACCAGCACCGTGCTCCGCTCCGTCGCGGAGGATTTGTCACGCGGCGCCTCGGGGCGCTGTGACGTCAGCCGCGCGCCCTGACCCGCGCGCGGCCCCCAGAGACTCATGACTCATGGATTGCCCGGTGCATGCGCCGAGGCGAGGAGGACCGTCATGTCCCGTTGGATGTCCCTGTTGCTCGTCATGGCGTCGGCGTGCAGTCCCTGGCCCGAGCCCCTCTCGCGTCCCCTCGACTTCGACTCCGTCGCGACGGAGGTCATCGCGCAGGTGCGGCGGTTCGCACGCGTGGAGCCCCGACGGACGGTGCACGTCTACGTCCCCGACGGAGTGGAGTCCGGAGGCAGCCACGTGCCCCTCCTCTACCTGGAGGAAGGACGGGCCCTGTTCTTTCCCGAGGGCGCGGCGAGCACCGCACGCGCGGTGGTGCCCAGGCCGAGCGAACTCGTCGCTCTCGGGCAGCGCCGGGACATCGTCATCATCGCGGTCGACTCGGAGGCGTCCGCCGAAATGGCCGCTGCGCCAGACGGCCGGACGCGCTACGTGACCCATGTCGCCGCGCGCCCTCCGCCGACCTGAGCGGACGGGTGGCTCCATGGCGTGGTGAGCAGGCTCGTGGTACCCGCGGATATCGAGTTCAGAATCGGGAGGGAATGGTGCGCAAAGGTTCGTGGCTGCCGCTGGCGGCGCTGCTTCTGGGGAGCATTCAGGCACAGGCGCAGGAAACGCCGGGCCCGCATGACCGGGCCGAGGCCATCAAGGTCATCTCGGAGCTCCGCAGAATCGTGGCGCCCGAGGGGCTGGAGCGCACCGAGAAGCTGCGCATCGGAGGCATCGACCAATGGGTCTCGGTCCGCAGCCGCGACCTGCGCAATCCGGTGCTGCTCGTGCTCCATGGCGGCCCCGGCTGGGTGGCGATGCCGACGAGCTGGTATTTCGCGCACGGCTGGGACGAGTTCTTCACCGTCATCCAGTGGGACCAGCGCGGCGCGGGCAAGACGTATGTCGCGAACGACGCGGCCACCGTCACCCCGACGCTCACCGTGGAGCGGATGCATGCCGACGCCGAGGAGGTCGTCACGTGGGCGCGCAAGACGTTCGGCAAGGAGAAGCTCTTCGTCCTCGGCCATAGCTGGGGCAGCATCCTCGGGCTCACCCTCGCGCAGAAGCACCCCGAATGGCTCCACGCCTATATCGGCGTCGGCCAGGGCATCGACGCGCGGGAGAGCGAGCGGCGCGGCTGGGCCTGGACGATGGAACAGGCGCGCGCGGCGAAGAACGAGGAGGCCATCCGCGACCTCGACTCGATTGCGCCCTATGCCGTTGGCAAGACGCCGCTTCCGGTGAAGGACATCATGCTCCAGCGCCGCTGGCTCAACTTCTTCGGGGGTGCCGCCTATCGGCGCCCGAATGCGAGCTTCGAGGGTGCGGCGGTGAATCTGTCGCCCGAGTACACGGACGAGGACGTGCGCCAGGTCTGGAAGGCGGAGGGAGTCTCGGTCGAGCGGCTCCTTTCCTCGATACTGACGACGGACCTGTCGCAGGTGAAGCGGCTGAAGACGCCGCTGCTCCTGTTCCTCGGACGCCACGACTACAATGTCTCGGCGACGGTCGCCGCCGAATGGTTCGCGGGCGTCAAGGCGCCATCGAAACAGCTCGTCTGGTTCGAGCAGTCGGCGCACGAGCTGATGACCGAGGAGCCAGGCAAGGTGCTGCTCTCCCTCGTCCGTCATGCCCGTCCGATTGCCGAACGCGCCGGCGATGTCGCACCCGCCAGATAGCTCCGCTGGCGCCCACCTCCCAAGGCAGGCAGGGACTCGTGCCTGCCCGGGCCGCGCCGGGGGGCTGGACCTGGCAGGAAGAAACCTTTCCGTGCGGGGCGCTGCTGGCCATGCACTCGGCATCCTTCATAGGCTCCGGCCATGACGAGCCCGTTGTCGCACCCCGCCCCTGCCCACGCAGAAGCCTCCCCGCACCCGTTGCTGGCCGCCGCCGAGGCGCTCTTCCCCCGCCTGTCCGCGCGCTCGGACGAAATCGAGAATGCCCGCCGGCTGCCGCC contains these protein-coding regions:
- a CDS encoding CHAT domain-containing protein is translated as MLGCVALATLWCAVGFAAEGPAARLVEAQAALAEGLSLEGARRYAEAVPKVEHALALREAVLGGAHPDVASCLHVLGEVLWLQGRYVRAESLMRRALAIREAALGPHHPDVAASLDLLGNLRADLGSYGQAAPLLERALAIREAVPGRGSLDVATSLRHLGRVYQLQGRYARAAPLLERALALREAALGPGHPDVAASLEDLAAVYQLQGQYSRAEPLYTRALALHEVAAGGDRLLVAYSLTSLGFLHQQQGAYARAEDFYTRGLAAFEAALGPRHPRVSDAHWMLAQLLDTQGLYGQSLPFYERALDILEAAFTRDAADIARQNINIDGRLEPMHERALVIGEAFALGKLHPRISTSLDNLAFSYSPEESRQWLRCGERVVVVYGAILGASHPDVGDVLMRLAVAYQELGLDAEAEPRLRRALAIYEATVGANHPRVAICLHRLALMRQARGQHALAEPLLLRALAIWEATLGGNHPDVALTLSELASTHRQQGEYARAEPLLQRALAIQEAALGGTHPDVALTLGKLANLYQDQGAYARAEPLFQRALGIQEAALGKGHPDVALTLNSLAVLYLAQHRLSAALPLLARAFDISEQHLRHESLGFSEAYLASFLQFIRSDEERLYALLRAHPDDARVRRLALSAVLLRKGRSVEEIAGTSHAVYRSLGDADRERFLQLRGLRSQLARLSLDGPGPVPPAEHQQRLQLLGEQADALEASLATRSAPLRALTALPSPDTIVERVAASLPKDGALVEFIAYGDRPLVPPPGVKDAAKPTVPLRYLALVLFPDGRSRAVDLGPATPIDVAASHFNRAIGNRDVNFTGPSQALHARVFRPLLPLLGDTRRLYLAPDGQLSLVPFAALHDGTGFLVDTFDFTWLTSGKELLPRPPGLLAARSVVVLADPDFGAVPARAASRGSKRGPARRAASQEWERPSTVLRAELADQPWASLPGTRREAEFVQRSFPGAQLFLGADASRERLFQLSAPGILHIATHGFFLDDDARVPDARAVGTLGGLSGAGPGQLPPDPLMRSGLVLPEARAAPPPAGRARPRSTSLVTAKELAGLDLWGTELVVLSACDTGQGTARPGQGVQGLRRAFVIAGAETVVMSLWKINDDTTHPLMEDYYRQLLAGHGRSAALRDAMLSLRASRPHPYYWAPFISLGSDAPLRAVSAKAPEPPVDAGRP
- a CDS encoding alpha/beta fold hydrolase gives rise to the protein MAPWRGEQARGTRGYRVQNREGMVRKGSWLPLAALLLGSIQAQAQETPGPHDRAEAIKVISELRRIVAPEGLERTEKLRIGGIDQWVSVRSRDLRNPVLLVLHGGPGWVAMPTSWYFAHGWDEFFTVIQWDQRGAGKTYVANDAATVTPTLTVERMHADAEEVVTWARKTFGKEKLFVLGHSWGSILGLTLAQKHPEWLHAYIGVGQGIDARESERRGWAWTMEQARAAKNEEAIRDLDSIAPYAVGKTPLPVKDIMLQRRWLNFFGGAAYRRPNASFEGAAVNLSPEYTDEDVRQVWKAEGVSVERLLSSILTTDLSQVKRLKTPLLLFLGRHDYNVSATVAAEWFAGVKAPSKQLVWFEQSAHELMTEEPGKVLLSLVRHARPIAERAGDVAPAR